A stretch of Treponema vincentii F0403 DNA encodes these proteins:
- a CDS encoding leucine-rich repeat protein: MKRRYILLLSALVLFTGAVIMTGCPAHVQPQTQKYKVTLNSGKHGSVTVNPALPEDGMVEAHTWLSFTAQPDEGYEVDTWTGANRNYPDNTTATLTVMADTTVSVTFKRIGYSSEKQKYKVTLVQPEHGTVTVKPALSEDGMIPQYTRLTFTVTPEPGWKVNKWTGAGIWQDKIGYDVENNEVHLSVTEDLTVSVTMIEEGKADASLLIIDSTGRLTGVTDKYRLKGSLALPNTVTAIGSKALTLCTGLTSVIIPDSVTSIGYQAFYLCTGLTGVTIGNNVTEIDEGAFSGCYNLMSITIPDSVTKIGDFAFSGFKSLTSVTIGKGVTKIGYSAFDGCNKIETLNINCKTVPYLGMTSLKELTLDDNVNEIGEQAFYSCTDLTNVTIPNSVTKIGNKAFQGCTGLTDVIIPDSVTEIGKAAFKDCSNITGLTIGKGLTTIHDEDYYSNEFPFDGCNKIEKLNINCKTVPRLNIKSLKEVIIGDNAAIINGYSFSNYTSLTNITIGNNVTTISDNAFSGCTGLTDVIIPDSVTEIGASAFASCTKLATVNIGNNVTTISNNAFSGCTGLTSVTIPDSVTEIGQRTFSGCTGLATITIPDNVTEIGYATFASCTGLTDVTIPDSVTEIGSEAFQGCTGLIGITIGSGVTKINDNTFSNCTGLTSITIPDSVTEIGSRAFQGCTGLTDVIIPDSVTDLGDSAFKNCSNITSLTIGKGLTTNYYLYHTPFDGCNKIEHLNINCKILPRLNIKSLKEVIIGDNVNTISKDAFSNCTDLTNVTIGNNITTISDNAFSGCTSLTDVIIPDSVTEIGKSAFKNCSSITSLTIGKGLTTILLEDDYPYKKAPFDGCNKIEKLSINCNPIPALGFLRTSLKDVIIGDNVTKIDDWAFSGCDSLANVTIGNSVVSIGNRSFESCTSLTSLTIGDNITEISKYAFVLCSSLTSAKFENTMGWKVRDGSFQMNIEPTNLQNHSTAAKYLKSMYVNYRWTRN, encoded by the coding sequence ATGAAACGCAGATATATTTTACTTCTTAGTGCGCTTGTATTATTTACCGGCGCCGTAATAATGACCGGCTGTCCTGCCCACGTACAACCGCAAACCCAAAAGTACAAGGTAACGCTCAACTCCGGCAAGCACGGTTCGGTAACAGTAAATCCCGCACTCCCTGAGGACGGCATGGTTGAAGCGCATACGTGGCTTTCTTTTACCGCGCAACCTGACGAGGGGTATGAAGTTGATACATGGACGGGAGCAAACCGTAACTATCCCGATAATACGACAGCGACGCTTACGGTAATGGCAGACACGACCGTATCCGTCACATTTAAAAGGATAGGCTACAGTTCGGAAAAGCAGAAGTACAAGGTTACGCTTGTTCAACCCGAACACGGTACGGTAACGGTGAAACCTGCCTTATCTGAAGACGGAATGATTCCACAGTATACTCGTCTTACTTTTACTGTAACACCGGAACCCGGTTGGAAGGTGAACAAATGGACGGGGGCGGGTATATGGCAAGATAAGATAGGATACGATGTTGAGAACAATGAGGTACATCTTTCCGTAACCGAAGATCTAACCGTAAGCGTTACGATGATAGAAGAAGGGAAAGCCGATGCATCGCTTTTGATAATCGATTCAACCGGCAGACTGACTGGTGTAACCGACAAATACAGACTAAAGGGAAGTCTGGCGCTTCCGAACACGGTTACCGCAATCGGCAGTAAAGCGCTTACTCTGTGTACCGGTTTAACAAGCGTGATTATACCCGATAGCGTTACCTCAATCGGGTATCAAGCTTTTTATCTGTGCACCGGCTTAACAGGCGTTACCATTGGAAATAATGTTACTGAAATTGATGAAGGCGCTTTTTCCGGCTGTTATAATTTAATGAGTATTACGATACCGGATAGCGTTACTAAAATAGGAGACTTCGCTTTTTCTGGCTTTAAAAGCTTAACAAGTGTTACGATCGGAAAAGGCGTGACTAAAATAGGATATTCCGCTTTTGACGGTTGCAATAAGATTGAGACACTCAACATTAATTGTAAAACGGTACCGTATCTCGGTATGACATCTCTTAAAGAGCTTACGCTCGACGATAATGTGAACGAAATCGGAGAGCAAGCATTTTACAGTTGTACCGATTTAACAAACGTTACCATACCGAACAGTGTTACAAAAATAGGAAACAAGGCGTTTCAAGGCTGTACCGGCTTAACGGATGTTATCATTCCTGATAGCGTTACGGAAATTGGTAAGGCTGCTTTTAAAGATTGCTCAAATATTACCGGTCTGACTATCGGCAAAGGGCTTACTACTATTCACGATGAAGATTATTATTCTAATGAATTTCCTTTTGACGGCTGTAATAAGATTGAGAAACTGAATATCAACTGTAAGACTGTCCCACGTCTTAACATCAAAAGTCTTAAAGAGGTTATTATCGGTGATAATGCTGCTATAATAAATGGATATTCTTTTTCCAATTATACCAGCTTAACAAACATCACTATCGGAAATAATGTTACAACGATCAGTGATAATGCATTTTCCGGCTGTACCGGCTTAACGGATGTTATCATTCCCGATAGCGTTACGGAAATCGGCGCGAGTGCTTTTGCCAGCTGTACTAAATTAGCAACTGTTAACATCGGAAATAACGTTACGACAATCAGTAATAATGCATTTTCCGGCTGTACCGGCTTAACAAGTGTTACCATACCAGATAGCGTTACGGAAATCGGACAAAGAACTTTTTCCGGCTGCACCGGATTAGCGACCATTACCATACCGGACAATGTAACTGAAATAGGATATGCGACTTTTGCTAGCTGTACCGGCTTAACGGATGTTACCATTCCCGATAGCGTTACAGAAATAGGAAGTGAAGCGTTTCAAGGCTGCACCGGCTTAATCGGTATTACGATCGGCTCCGGTGTTACAAAAATAAATGATAATACTTTTTCAAACTGTACCGGCTTAACAAGTATTACTATACCGGATAGCGTTACAGAAATAGGAAGTAGAGCGTTTCAAGGCTGCACCGGCTTAACGGATGTTATCATACCTGATAGTGTTACCGATCTAGGAGATAGTGCTTTTAAGAACTGTTCAAATATTACCAGTTTGACTATCGGCAAAGGGCTTACTACTAATTATTATCTCTATCACACTCCTTTTGACGGTTGTAATAAGATTGAACACCTGAATATCAACTGTAAGATTCTCCCGCGTCTTAACATCAAAAGTCTTAAAGAGGTTATTATCGGTGATAATGTCAATACAATAAGTAAAGATGCTTTTTCCAACTGTACCGATTTAACAAACGTTACTATTGGCAATAACATTACTACAATCAGCGATAACGCATTTTCGGGCTGCACCAGCTTAACGGATGTTATCATACCTGATAGTGTTACGGAAATCGGCAAATCCGCTTTTAAGAATTGTTCAAGTATTACCAGTCTGACTATCGGCAAAGGGCTTACCACTATTCTATTAGAAGATGATTATCCCTATAAAAAAGCTCCTTTTGACGGCTGTAACAAGATTGAGAAACTAAGCATCAATTGCAATCCTATCCCAGCTCTTGGTTTTCTCCGTACAAGTCTTAAAGATGTTATTATCGGTGACAATGTTACCAAAATTGATGACTGGGCGTTTTCCGGCTGTGACAGTTTAGCAAATGTTACTATAGGCAATAGCGTTGTCTCTATTGGCAACAGGTCTTTTGAGAGCTGTACGAGCTTAACAAGTCTGACCATCGGTGACAATATTACCGAAATTAGTAAGTATGCTTTTGTACTCTGTTCCAGCCTAACAAGCGCGAAGTTCGAGAATACGATGGGTTGGAAAGTGAGGGATGGTAGCTTTCAAATGAACATAGAACCAACGAATCTGCAAAATCATTCAACAGCTGCGAAGTATTTAAAATCCATGTATGTTAATTATCGCTGGACTAGAAACTAA
- a CDS encoding helix-turn-helix transcriptional regulator — protein sequence MKKDQNRAITHQMLERLTYIHHRIKAECFPKTSELAKELECSVPTISRDITFLRDRFNAPIEYNAQKKGFYYSEKYEIPIQNISQKDVTALVAAKTLLQQYQGTPIYKELVAAIDVITFPQRQGTGAFIDRIAVPPMPYAIIDEAVFAALYQAMIQNRMIEFDYRGVLDSGKVHRRVRPYQLLFDDGRYFLFGYAEERQAERLFYIPRIEQLCITDELFTLPENYDFISRCGGGRFGSFMEPETVTYRIAFYGESRLAIKDSVWADDQKITEYDEEGKTEIVFSAAQGYRILKWVLSHGSNAQPLEPEDFVQDWQAEIQAMVRRSKRCAEIR from the coding sequence ATGAAAAAGGATCAAAACCGTGCGATTACCCATCAAATGTTAGAACGTCTCACGTATATTCATCATCGGATAAAAGCAGAATGCTTCCCTAAGACATCCGAACTTGCAAAAGAACTGGAGTGCAGTGTTCCGACAATAAGCCGCGATATAACGTTTTTGCGGGATCGGTTTAATGCACCCATTGAATATAATGCGCAAAAGAAAGGATTTTATTACAGCGAAAAATATGAAATACCGATCCAAAATATTTCGCAAAAAGATGTAACAGCGCTTGTTGCTGCAAAAACGCTGCTGCAGCAATATCAGGGAACGCCGATCTACAAAGAGCTCGTTGCCGCCATTGATGTTATTACGTTTCCTCAAAGGCAAGGAACGGGAGCGTTTATTGACCGTATCGCCGTTCCGCCGATGCCTTATGCCATTATCGATGAAGCGGTATTTGCTGCACTCTACCAAGCGATGATTCAAAACCGCATGATCGAATTCGATTACCGCGGTGTGTTGGATAGCGGGAAGGTACATCGGCGTGTCCGTCCGTATCAGCTCCTTTTTGATGACGGGCGATATTTTCTATTCGGCTATGCAGAAGAACGCCAAGCGGAACGGCTTTTTTATATTCCGCGTATTGAACAGCTTTGCATTACTGATGAGCTTTTTACGCTGCCCGAAAATTACGACTTTATCTCCCGCTGCGGCGGCGGAAGATTCGGCTCATTTATGGAACCGGAAACGGTTACCTACCGTATTGCATTCTACGGCGAGTCTCGTCTCGCAATAAAAGATTCCGTATGGGCGGACGACCAAAAAATTACCGAATATGATGAAGAAGGGAAAACCGAAATAGTCTTTTCCGCAGCGCAAGGCTACCGGATATTGAAATGGGTCTTATCTCACGGCTCAAACGCACAGCCGCTTGAACCGGAAGATTTTGTGCAAGACTGGCAAGCGGAAATACAGGCTATGGTGAGGCGGAGCAAGAGATGTGCGGAAATACGCTAA
- the tsaD gene encoding tRNA (adenosine(37)-N6)-threonylcarbamoyltransferase complex transferase subunit TsaD — protein sequence MKILGIESSCDETAAAVVEDGHKIISSVVATQIPFHEAYKGVVPEIASRKHTEWILPVVKTALQEAGETLQSIDGIAVTNRPGLMGSLLVGLTFAKTLAWACNKPFIAVNHMLGHLYAAHLEQDIPYPYLGLLVSGGHSLICKVYDFDSIEVLGSTIDDAPGEAFDKVAKFYNFGYPGGVIIDRLAKNGDPKAANFPMPVLHESGRRYDVSYSGLKTAVINQIDQFWNPGYEKTPENIAAAFQSRAVKILLRSLLRAVEDTGLHTIVAGGGVAANSLLREKLAEQKGLTCIFPPLKLCTDNAAMIAGVGYRYLQRGDRSALDCPASARVEGFKRRKI from the coding sequence ATGAAGATACTTGGCATTGAAAGTTCTTGCGATGAAACGGCTGCCGCCGTCGTAGAGGACGGTCATAAAATCATCAGCTCGGTGGTGGCGACTCAAATACCATTCCACGAAGCATATAAAGGTGTAGTACCGGAAATTGCGAGCAGAAAGCACACCGAATGGATCTTACCGGTTGTCAAGACCGCTTTGCAGGAAGCAGGTGAAACTTTGCAATCGATAGACGGTATCGCCGTAACCAATCGACCGGGGCTGATGGGGTCGCTGCTGGTAGGGCTTACCTTTGCAAAAACCCTCGCATGGGCATGCAACAAGCCTTTTATTGCCGTGAACCACATGCTTGGGCATTTGTATGCGGCGCATCTTGAGCAGGATATTCCCTATCCGTACCTCGGCCTGTTAGTGTCCGGCGGTCATTCGCTTATCTGTAAGGTCTACGACTTTGATTCAATCGAGGTGCTCGGCAGTACGATCGACGATGCGCCGGGCGAAGCCTTCGATAAGGTTGCTAAATTCTATAATTTCGGCTATCCGGGCGGAGTGATCATCGACCGGCTGGCGAAAAACGGCGACCCCAAGGCTGCGAACTTCCCGATGCCGGTGCTGCATGAATCCGGCCGCCGGTATGACGTGTCCTATTCGGGTTTAAAAACCGCGGTTATCAATCAGATCGATCAGTTCTGGAATCCCGGATATGAAAAAACGCCCGAAAATATCGCAGCGGCCTTTCAATCAAGAGCCGTTAAGATATTACTGCGTTCCCTGCTGCGGGCGGTTGAAGACACGGGACTGCACACGATTGTCGCAGGCGGCGGAGTTGCTGCAAATTCGCTGCTCCGTGAAAAACTCGCCGAACAAAAAGGTTTAACGTGCATCTTCCCGCCGCTCAAGCTCTGTACGGATAACGCCGCAATGATTGCCGGCGTAGGCTACCGTTATCTGCAACGCGGAGACAGAAGCGCTCTCGATTGTCCTGCAAGCGCCCGTGTCGAAGGATTTAAACGCCGGAAAATATAA
- a CDS encoding divergent polysaccharide deacetylase family protein, whose translation MPEKEDKVKTSKKTSPKKTAGKTQSKTKSRTGTTTAKKKPRSSTARKKRSRGNIIAALVILCVLLLGFNLVLVLKLVPNLKNSLKQDTGTAQTQEQQDKTSTEQKRNEPLTAAQEPSPPVTVPQVAAQAQPHTDSAVQQKRQNTPATQQKTASSQEKAPTAKKTTPAAQPAPHSPAAASVPASHTASAAQKDSAKKEKSAVHAAPQKNTVPEKPTVPDKKKAVQTMQPVQPAAKPEKPRKRAPYAGNLTFVFDDAGHNLDQLEYFLRLPFPCTIAVLPGLRYSSESARRIRKAGKQVILHQPMQSVDLHINPGPGAVTPGLSAEQIKNIVRKNLEEIWPVAGMNNHEGSLMTADEAAMRAVLDVVAEKHIFFLDSRTTAKSVVSKVAKEKNMVVWERAIFIDNDKSRAAMETQIKKGLSIARQKGSAIMIGHVFTVELAQLLTEMYPALIEEGFSLSAIAQAAQKGHIE comes from the coding sequence ATGCCCGAAAAAGAAGATAAAGTAAAAACAAGCAAAAAAACGTCGCCGAAAAAGACGGCCGGAAAAACCCAATCGAAAACCAAAAGCCGCACAGGCACTACCACTGCAAAGAAAAAGCCGCGCAGTTCAACCGCCCGTAAAAAGCGTTCGCGCGGGAATATTATTGCCGCATTGGTGATATTGTGCGTTCTGCTTTTGGGGTTTAATCTTGTTTTAGTATTAAAATTAGTGCCTAATCTTAAAAATTCATTAAAACAGGATACCGGCACGGCTCAAACTCAAGAACAACAGGATAAAACCTCAACCGAACAAAAACGGAATGAACCGCTTACGGCAGCACAAGAACCTTCACCGCCGGTTACCGTGCCGCAGGTTGCCGCACAAGCACAGCCGCATACCGATTCCGCGGTGCAGCAAAAACGGCAAAACACACCGGCAACGCAGCAAAAAACAGCGTCATCACAGGAGAAAGCGCCGACTGCCAAAAAAACAACGCCGGCTGCACAACCGGCGCCGCATTCGCCTGCTGCTGCATCTGTGCCAGCATCCCATACCGCTTCTGCCGCACAGAAAGACAGTGCGAAGAAAGAGAAATCGGCAGTCCATGCGGCTCCGCAAAAGAATACCGTACCGGAGAAACCTACCGTACCCGACAAGAAAAAAGCCGTACAAACAATGCAGCCGGTGCAGCCTGCTGCAAAACCGGAAAAGCCGCGCAAGCGTGCTCCTTATGCCGGGAATCTTACCTTTGTGTTTGACGATGCGGGACACAACCTCGACCAGCTTGAATACTTTTTGCGGCTGCCATTCCCCTGTACTATTGCAGTTTTACCCGGATTGCGGTACTCTAGCGAGTCTGCACGTCGGATACGCAAGGCCGGAAAACAGGTTATCCTGCACCAGCCGATGCAGTCGGTAGATCTGCATATCAATCCGGGACCGGGTGCCGTTACGCCGGGGCTTTCTGCGGAGCAAATCAAAAACATCGTCAGAAAAAACCTTGAGGAGATTTGGCCTGTCGCCGGTATGAACAATCACGAAGGTTCATTGATGACGGCTGATGAGGCGGCTATGAGGGCTGTCTTGGACGTTGTAGCGGAAAAGCATATATTCTTTTTGGATTCGCGGACAACTGCCAAGTCGGTTGTCTCGAAGGTTGCAAAGGAGAAAAATATGGTTGTCTGGGAACGGGCAATTTTTATTGACAATGATAAAAGCCGTGCTGCGATGGAAACTCAAATTAAAAAGGGGTTAAGCATCGCAAGGCAAAAAGGTTCGGCTATTATGATCGGACACGTATTTACAGTTGAGCTTGCGCAGCTTTTAACGGAAATGTATCCCGCGCTTATCGAAGAGGGTTTTTCGCTTTCGGCAATTGCCCAAGCTGCGCAAAAAGGACATATAGAATGA
- a CDS encoding YifB family Mg chelatase-like AAA ATPase: MTIMSFASFGYEGEIIKVEADLRRGLPIVDIVGLPGSAVKEARERMRAAISNSDLPFPQERILINLSPADQKKEGSGFDLPIALAVLQADCALDTPVMVIGELELSGRVRPVRGVLGALISGSTTGIEYFIVPKENEAEARIQKGVHIFGVETLREALDSLYTIEAELRTENNSESNSGDKNSGAPAREAIGHTGNSISIAASWSEPSQADAAANTGTGGFFEEVYGQRELVRALHIAAAGGHSILAYGPPGCGKTLSMQRFASLLPDLDPKTAEEVTHIYSIAGLLPSMRGHDVRIKRPPFRMPHPNASLEGMIGGAGKCMPGEISLAHGGTLFLDEAVQFKQTVLQTLRAPLETGTVTLSRAGRTSTFPARFQLLMALNSCPCGNLGADGKVCTCMPAVVEQYWKKLTAPLIDRIDLRIPVFPPQSYGLPEKPCYNTADMRKKIAASDKIQRERYAAYLRKGLNGGAAAGTPVHNKAVDSNLAGTAQSAAQLSYKNVHLTPSALSALCPLTGEAERIFTHNAEKKELSGRGSHAVLKIARTIADLAQEDVIAAAHVEEAIRLREWSSFLPFFMH; encoded by the coding sequence ATGACTATTATGAGTTTTGCCTCCTTCGGCTACGAGGGAGAGATTATCAAGGTTGAAGCGGATTTGCGGCGCGGGTTACCGATTGTCGATATTGTCGGGCTACCGGGTTCGGCGGTGAAGGAGGCACGGGAACGGATGCGCGCTGCCATCAGTAACTCCGACTTGCCTTTTCCACAAGAACGGATACTGATAAATTTAAGCCCTGCCGACCAGAAAAAAGAAGGCAGCGGGTTTGATCTGCCGATTGCGCTCGCGGTATTGCAGGCAGACTGTGCGCTCGATACACCGGTTATGGTAATCGGAGAACTGGAACTATCAGGGCGGGTGCGTCCGGTTCGGGGTGTCTTGGGCGCTTTGATTTCGGGATCTACTACTGGAATCGAGTACTTTATCGTACCAAAAGAAAATGAAGCGGAAGCTCGTATTCAAAAAGGCGTACACATATTCGGTGTTGAAACACTGCGAGAAGCGTTGGACAGCCTCTATACGATTGAAGCGGAACTACGCACGGAAAACAATAGCGAATCAAACAGCGGCGACAAAAACAGCGGCGCACCGGCACGGGAAGCTATCGGACACACAGGCAACTCGATTTCCATTGCCGCTTCATGGTCGGAACCAAGTCAAGCGGATGCCGCGGCAAATACGGGTACGGGCGGCTTTTTCGAAGAGGTTTACGGCCAACGCGAACTGGTACGGGCTTTGCACATTGCGGCGGCAGGCGGACACAGCATACTTGCCTACGGACCGCCCGGCTGCGGTAAAACGCTTTCGATGCAGCGGTTTGCCAGCCTCCTTCCCGACCTAGACCCGAAAACGGCGGAAGAAGTTACCCACATCTATAGCATCGCAGGGCTTTTACCGAGTATGCGCGGTCATGATGTGCGGATTAAACGCCCGCCGTTTAGAATGCCGCATCCTAATGCCAGCCTTGAGGGAATGATCGGAGGCGCGGGAAAGTGCATGCCCGGCGAAATCTCCCTTGCGCACGGCGGAACGCTTTTTTTGGACGAGGCCGTACAATTTAAGCAGACGGTGCTGCAAACACTCCGTGCGCCGCTTGAGACGGGAACCGTTACCTTGAGCCGTGCGGGAAGGACAAGTACCTTCCCTGCACGTTTCCAGCTTCTCATGGCGCTTAACTCATGCCCCTGCGGAAATCTCGGCGCCGACGGTAAGGTATGCACGTGTATGCCCGCCGTAGTTGAACAATACTGGAAAAAACTGACGGCGCCGCTGATCGACCGTATCGACTTGCGGATTCCGGTGTTTCCGCCTCAATCATACGGGCTGCCGGAAAAGCCGTGTTACAATACCGCCGATATGCGTAAAAAAATCGCAGCTTCGGATAAAATACAACGAGAGCGGTACGCCGCATATCTTCGTAAAGGATTAAACGGCGGAGCGGCGGCAGGAACGCCTGTACACAACAAGGCGGTAGACTCCAACCTCGCCGGTACTGCACAATCGGCAGCACAGCTATCCTACAAAAACGTACATCTAACTCCGTCAGCCCTGTCGGCACTGTGTCCGCTGACCGGCGAAGCGGAGCGTATTTTTACCCATAATGCCGAAAAAAAAGAGCTTTCGGGAAGAGGCAGCCACGCCGTTTTGAAGATTGCGCGTACCATTGCCGACCTCGCACAGGAAGATGTAATTGCTGCGGCTCACGTCGAAGAAGCAATCCGTCTCCGCGAATGGAGCTCCTTTTTGCCGTTCTTTATGCATTGA
- the pbpC gene encoding penicillin-binding protein 1C: protein MNGRPSALPDKTKIRYRKFFAVLFFTYATIFLFPLKILPKNVPYSYALYDKTGALIGASVASDGQWRFSPGEVPDKFAQAVIVFEDKRFYYHLGVDPIAVLRAVVSNIRAGRIVSGASTLTMQTMRLLAGSKPRTFGQKCRESFLAVMAEIRLGKAKILSLYAAYAPFGGNVIGIEAASWRYFNRSPASLTWAEAATLAVLPNQPSLVHPGAHRSILLEKRNAVLHMLYEKGSIDARTLELSLAESLPAKPYPLPSDAPHYLELLKKQQPSTARFYTDLDSGLQKNLYRILERYSRALSRKGIDNAAALIIETATGKVLAYCGNTGLDGRNGTTSAVDIVQARRSSGSLLKPFLYAAMLDSGRLLPDQLVIDIPTRIGSYKPDNNVPLYRGAVPASEALSRSLNIPAVRMLREYGISHFLDYLKRCGFTTFTRSADEYGLPLILGGGEITLYEAVYAYAQLMNAACSRSGFFGEHIFPVSTGAAWLTLKALAEGVRPDDESLWRVFAGSKRIAWKTGTSNGNRDGWAIGTTEAYTVGVWFGNAEGQGRQDLQSIRTAAPVLFEIFASLPAAHWPAVPSENLKEETFCADSGYIAGRHCSRTVKGFRPAQAPQGAVCPYCTAVSFTPDGRFQADMSDMTGVYEGRFPLIQNRFVLPPAVEYYYTRFAATYKKLPPFVAGHRGGTQLQLAILFPEQGARIVIPVEIDGTAGAMIMQAAARDIGTVIYWDIDGVYLGSTQGTHTMTVRPKIGKHILTVTDSFGARRVRTFEILDAG from the coding sequence ATGAACGGCAGACCATCGGCTTTACCGGATAAAACAAAAATACGGTACAGAAAATTCTTTGCAGTGCTTTTTTTTACCTATGCCACAATTTTTTTATTTCCGTTGAAAATTCTGCCGAAAAATGTGCCATATTCGTATGCGCTCTATGATAAAACAGGTGCGCTGATCGGTGCATCGGTTGCGTCGGACGGGCAGTGGCGTTTTTCGCCTGGAGAGGTTCCCGATAAATTTGCCCAAGCGGTTATCGTTTTTGAGGATAAACGTTTTTATTATCATCTCGGTGTTGATCCGATTGCCGTACTGCGTGCAGTTGTGTCTAATATACGGGCAGGACGGATTGTTTCGGGAGCTTCGACGCTTACAATGCAAACCATGCGGCTGCTTGCAGGGAGTAAGCCGCGGACATTCGGGCAAAAGTGTCGGGAATCTTTCCTCGCGGTTATGGCGGAAATCCGGTTAGGCAAGGCAAAAATCTTGTCGCTGTATGCCGCTTATGCACCGTTCGGAGGAAATGTCATCGGTATTGAGGCTGCTTCTTGGCGATATTTTAACCGTTCGCCGGCTTCATTGACATGGGCGGAGGCGGCAACACTTGCCGTGCTGCCGAATCAACCTTCGCTGGTGCATCCGGGAGCACATAGGTCTATCCTGCTCGAAAAGCGCAATGCAGTGCTGCATATGCTGTATGAGAAAGGGTCTATCGATGCGCGAACCCTTGAACTTTCGCTTGCAGAGTCGCTGCCCGCAAAGCCGTATCCGCTGCCGTCAGATGCTCCTCATTATCTGGAATTGTTGAAGAAACAACAGCCTTCAACTGCGCGGTTTTATACCGATCTGGATTCCGGTCTGCAAAAAAATTTGTACCGGATTCTGGAACGGTATTCGCGCGCACTTTCCCGAAAAGGGATCGATAATGCTGCAGCGCTGATTATCGAAACCGCTACCGGAAAAGTGCTCGCATACTGCGGCAATACGGGGCTTGACGGCCGGAATGGAACTACATCGGCAGTAGATATCGTGCAGGCGCGGAGAAGTTCCGGCAGCTTGTTAAAGCCGTTCCTTTATGCGGCGATGTTGGACAGCGGCCGGTTATTACCGGATCAACTCGTCATCGATATTCCGACCCGTATCGGCAGCTACAAACCCGATAACAATGTACCGCTCTACCGCGGGGCAGTTCCCGCTTCAGAAGCGCTTTCACGCTCGTTAAATATTCCTGCCGTGAGAATGCTTCGTGAATATGGAATTAGTCATTTTCTTGACTATCTCAAGCGGTGCGGTTTTACCACCTTTACGCGGTCTGCCGATGAATACGGCCTCCCGCTTATCCTCGGCGGCGGTGAGATTACGCTTTACGAAGCGGTATATGCCTACGCACAGCTTATGAACGCCGCATGCAGCCGGAGCGGATTCTTCGGTGAACATATCTTTCCCGTGTCAACCGGCGCTGCATGGTTGACGCTCAAAGCATTGGCCGAGGGGGTGCGTCCTGATGATGAATCGCTTTGGCGTGTTTTTGCCGGTTCTAAACGGATTGCGTGGAAGACCGGTACGAGTAACGGGAACCGCGACGGCTGGGCAATCGGAACTACGGAAGCGTATACGGTCGGCGTATGGTTCGGTAATGCGGAAGGGCAGGGGAGGCAAGATCTCCAAAGTATCCGTACGGCAGCGCCGGTATTGTTTGAAATTTTTGCGTCCCTTCCCGCAGCGCATTGGCCTGCGGTACCATCCGAGAATTTAAAGGAAGAAACTTTCTGCGCGGATTCAGGCTATATCGCCGGACGGCATTGCAGCCGTACCGTGAAGGGCTTTCGTCCCGCTCAAGCGCCGCAGGGCGCGGTTTGTCCGTATTGCACCGCCGTATCGTTTACACCTGACGGGAGATTTCAGGCTGATATGTCGGATATGACGGGTGTATACGAAGGCCGGTTTCCGCTCATTCAAAACCGCTTTGTATTGCCGCCGGCAGTAGAGTATTATTATACCCGGTTTGCAGCGACGTATAAAAAACTGCCGCCCTTCGTTGCGGGACATCGAGGCGGCACTCAGTTGCAGCTGGCAATCCTTTTCCCGGAACAAGGAGCTCGTATTGTTATTCCGGTAGAAATCGATGGTACTGCGGGTGCCATGATTATGCAAGCCGCAGCGCGCGATATCGGCACGGTTATCTATTGGGATATTGACGGCGTATACCTCGGCAGTACGCAGGGGACACACACGATGACTGTTCGGCCTAAGATCGGTAAGCATATTCTCACCGTTACCGATTCGTTTGGCGCCCGCCGTGTCCGTACCTTTGAAATTCTTGACGCGGGATAA